The following are encoded in a window of Mustela nigripes isolate SB6536 chromosome 1, MUSNIG.SB6536, whole genome shotgun sequence genomic DNA:
- the KCNJ11 gene encoding ATP-sensitive inward rectifier potassium channel 11, whose product MSFLCSWLLFAMVWWLIAFAHGDLAPDEGTVVPCVTSIHSFSSAFLFSIEVQVTIGFGGRMVTEECPLAILILIVQNIVGLMINAIMLGCIFMKTAQAHRRAETLIFSKHAVIAVRHGRLCFMLRVGDLRKSMIISATIHMQVVRKTTSPEGEVVPLHQVDIPMENGVGGNSIFLVAPLIIYHVIDANSPLYDLAPTDLHHHQDLEIIVILEGVVETTGITTQARTSYLADEILWGQRFVPIVAEEDGRYSVDYSKFGNTIKVPTPLCTARQLDEDRSLLDALTLASSRGPLRKRSVAVAKTKPKFSISPDSLS is encoded by the coding sequence ATGTCCTTCCTGTGCAGCTGGCTGCTCTTTGCCATGGTCTGGTGGCTCATTGCCTTCGCTCACGGTGACCTGGCCCCTGACGAGGGCACCGTTGTGCCCTGTGTCACCAGCATCCactctttttcctctgctttccttttctccattgaggTCCAGGTGACCATTGGTTTTGGCGGGCGCATGGTGACCGAGGAGTGCCCGCTAGCCATCTTGATCCTCATTGTGCAGAACATCGTGGGGCTCATGATCAATGCCATCATGCTGGGCTGCATCTTCATGAAGACGGCCCAGGCCCATCGGCGGGCCGAGACCCTCATCTTCAGCAAGCACGCTGTCATCGCAGTGCGCCACGGCCGCCTCTGCTTCATGCTGCGCGTGGGTGACCTCCGCAAGAGCATGATCATCAGTGCCACCATCCACATGCAGGTGGTGCGCAAGACCACCAGCCCCGAGGGCGAAGTGGTGCCCCTCCACCAGGTGGACATCCCCATGGAGAACGGTGTGGGGGGCAACAGCATCTTCCTCGTGGCTCCTCTCATCATCTACCACGTCATTGACGCCAACAGCCCACTCTACGACCTGGCGCCCACTGACCTGCACCACCACCAAGACCTCGAGATCATTGTTATTTTGGAAGGTGTGGTGGAGACCACAGGCATCACCACCCAGGCCCGCACCTCCTACTTGGCCGACGAGATCCTCTGGGGCCAGCGCTTTGTACCCATCGTGGCCGAGGAGGATGGCCGCTACTCCGTGGACTATTCCAAATTTGGCAACACCATCAAAGTGCCCACGCCGCTCTGCACGGCCCGCCAGCTTGATGAGGACCGCAGTCTGCTGGACGCCCTGACCCTCGCCTCCTCCCGTGGCCCCCTGCGCAAGCGCAGCGTGGCTGTGGCCAAGACCAAACCCAAGTTCAGCATCTCTCCGGATTCCCTGTCCTGA